A genome region from Chelonia mydas isolate rCheMyd1 unplaced genomic scaffold, rCheMyd1.pri.v2 scaffold_61_arrow_ctg1, whole genome shotgun sequence includes the following:
- the SENP3 gene encoding sentrin-specific protease 3 isoform X3, whose translation MKETIQAKKLWGPSPGLREPPRRERLRLASQDWEEPQPPAPKHGGCFEGGRRLAYTKEQPPGFDSEEEGHAGDWDLPRVAGWARSKTTGEKVARSGGPDWPFAGGRPPLLGASRRRCQLRRRQRARRAFRMLLYSKCSSLAFPWKLWGKLACRGRRRGSAKRTRSSLSPGSQPDDDLKGCPLEEEEEDCQGGAKPGPCPLRFRPRPSPRLDYHLGGAFAPSPPRLTLLGALMGEEPGSSPYPQYAQLQRADGAMEVGGEDGARLPAERSPPGSRREAPTLDGDPGPAGALPNGFASLAPDGDLGALAAASSDPSIVISNVCSIGGAHAVEEFFRAKDGPGGPPREALPGEKAAQLSPLREEHVTCVQSILDEFLQAYGSLIPVSTDEVVEKLEDIFQQEFSTPQRKGTVQQLIQSYQRMPGNAMVRGFRVNYKRHVLTMDDLQTLYGPNWLNDQVMNMYGDLVMDTVPDKVHFFNSFFYDKLRTKGYEGVKRWTKNVDIFNKDLLLIPIHLEVHWSLVSVDVRQKSITYFDSQRTLNRRCPKHICRYLQAEADKKDRPDFRDGWRGSFKMNVARQNNDSDCGAFVLQYCKFLALGRAFTFTQQDMPKLRRQMYKELCHCKLSV comes from the exons ATGAAGGAAACCATCCAGGCCAAGAAGCTGtggggccccagccctgggctccgtGAGCCCCCGAGGCGGGAGAGGCTGCGCCTGGCGTCCCAGGACTGGGAGGAGCCCCAACCCCCGGCCCCCAAGCATGGCGGCTGCTTCGAAGGCGGGCGCCGGCTGGCCTACACCAAAGAGCAACCCCCGGGCTTCGACAGCGAGGAGGAAGGCCATGCCGGCGACTGGGACTTGCCTCGCGTCGCGGGCTGGGCCCGGAGCAAAACCACCGGGGAGAAGGTGGCCAGGAGCGGAGGCCCGGACTGGCCCTTCGCCGGGGGGCGGCCACCGCTCCTGGGGGCCAGCAGGCGGCGCTGCCAGCTGCGACGGCGTCAGCGGGCCCGGCGGGCTTTCCGCATGCTGCTGTATTCCAAATGCTCCTCCCTGGCCTTCCCCTGGAAGCTGTGGGGCAAGCTGGCCTGCCGGGGGCGCCGGCGGGgcagcgccaagcggactcgctCCTCCCTCTCGCCCGGCTCCCAGCCCGACGACGACCTGAAAGGCTGccccctggaggaggaggaggaggactgcCAGGGCGGGGCCaagccagggccctgccccttgcGCTTCCGGCCCCGCCCCTCGCCCCGATTGGACTACCACCTGGGCGGGGCCTTCGCCCCCTCGCCCCCCCGGCTCACCCTGCTGGGGGCGCTGATGGGCGAGGAGCCCGGCTCCTCCCCGTACCCGCAGTACGCCCAGCTGCAGCGGGCGGACGGCGCCATGGAGGTGGGCGGGGAGGACGGCGCCCGGCTCCCGGCAGAGCGGTCGCCCCCCGGGAGCAGGAGAGAGGCGCCCACGCTGGACGGGGACCCAG GCCCCGCGGGCGCCCTGCCCAACGGCTTCGCCTCCCTGGCCCCCGACGGCGACCTCGGAGCCCTGGCCGCCGCCTCCTCGGACCCCAGCATCGTCATCAGCAACGTCTGCAGCATCGGCGGGGCCCACGCGGTGGAGGAGTTCTTCCGGGCCAAGGATGGGCCCGGAGGGCCCCCGAGAGAGGCGCTCCCCGGGGAGAAGGCGGCACAACTCAGCCCCTTGCGGGAGGAACACGTCACCTGCGTGCAGA GCATTCTGGATGAGTTCCTTCAGGCCTACGGCAGCCTCATCCCCGTCAGCACCGATGAGGTGGTGGAGAAGCTAGAAGACATTTTCCAGCAAGAGTTTTCCACGCCACAGAG GAAGGGCACGGTGCAGCAGCTGATCCAGTCGTACCAGCGCATGCCGGGCAACGCCATGGTGAGGGGCTTCCGGGTGAATTACAAGCGCCATGTGCTGACCATGGACGACCTGCAGACGCTCTACGGCCCCAACTGGCTCAATGACCAG GTCATGAACATGTACGGGGACCTCGTCATGGATACGGTGCCAGACAAG gtccATTTCTTCAACAGTTTTTTCTATGATAAGCTACGAACGAAGGGGTACGAGGGGGTGAAACGCTGGACCAAAAAT GTGGACATCTTCAACAAGGACCTGCTGCTCATCCCCATCCACCTGGAGGTGCACTGGTCCCTGGTCTCCGTGGACGTGCGGCAGAAGAGCATCACCTACTTCGACTCCCAGCGGACACTCAACCGCCGCTGCCCCAAG cacatctGTAGGTACCTCCAGGCTGAAGCAGACAAGAAGGATCGGCCGGACTTCAGAGATGGCTGGAGGGGCTCCTTTAAGATG aacGTGGCCAGGCAGAATAACGACAGTGACTGCGGAGCCTTTGTCCTGCAG tacTGCAAGTTCCTGGCGCTGGGCCGGGCGTTCACCTTCACCCAGCAGGACATGCCGAAGCTCCGGCGACAGATGTACAAGGAGCTTTGCCACTGCAAACTCAGCGTGTGA
- the SENP3 gene encoding sentrin-specific protease 3 isoform X2, producing MTPLGGAGGSSVLGGGGGGAGSRSEAPLSGGGHVGAMKETIQAKKLWGPSPGLREPPRRERLRLASQDWEEPQPPAPKHGGCFEGGRRLAYTKEQPPGFDSEEEGHAGDWDLPRVAGWARSKTTGEKVARSGGPDWPFAGGRPPLLGASRRRCQLRRRQRARRAFRMLLYSKCSSLAFPWKLWGKLACRGRRRGSAKRTRSSLSPGSQPDDDLKGCPLEEEEEDCQGGAKPGPCPLRFRPRPSPRLDYHLGGAFAPSPPRLTLLGALMGEEPGSSPYPQYAQLQRADGAMEVGGEDGARLPAERSPPGSRREAPTLDGDPGPAGALPNGFASLAPDGDLGALAAASSDPSIVISNVCSIGGAHAVEEFFRAKDGPGGPPREALPGEKAAQLSPLREEHVTCVQSILDEFLQAYGSLIPVSTDEVVEKLEDIFQQEFSTPQRKGTVQQLIQSYQRMPGNAMVRGFRVNYKRHVLTMDDLQTLYGPNWLNDQVMNMYGDLVMDTVPDKVHFFNSFFYDKLRTKGYEGVKRWTKNVDIFNKDLLLIPIHLEVHWSLVSVDVRQKSITYFDSQRTLNRRCPKHICRYLQAEADKKDRPDFRDGWRGSFKMNVARQNNDSDCGAFVLQYCKFLALGRAFTFTQQDMPKLRRQMYKELCHCKLSV from the exons ATGACGCCATTGGGCGGCGCCGGCGGCTCCTCGGTCctgggaggcggcggcggcggcgcaggGAGCCGGAGCGAGGCCCCGCTCTCCGGGGGGG GGCACGTCGGAGCCATGAAGGAAACCATCCAGGCCAAGAAGCTGtggggccccagccctgggctccgtGAGCCCCCGAGGCGGGAGAGGCTGCGCCTGGCGTCCCAGGACTGGGAGGAGCCCCAACCCCCGGCCCCCAAGCATGGCGGCTGCTTCGAAGGCGGGCGCCGGCTGGCCTACACCAAAGAGCAACCCCCGGGCTTCGACAGCGAGGAGGAAGGCCATGCCGGCGACTGGGACTTGCCTCGCGTCGCGGGCTGGGCCCGGAGCAAAACCACCGGGGAGAAGGTGGCCAGGAGCGGAGGCCCGGACTGGCCCTTCGCCGGGGGGCGGCCACCGCTCCTGGGGGCCAGCAGGCGGCGCTGCCAGCTGCGACGGCGTCAGCGGGCCCGGCGGGCTTTCCGCATGCTGCTGTATTCCAAATGCTCCTCCCTGGCCTTCCCCTGGAAGCTGTGGGGCAAGCTGGCCTGCCGGGGGCGCCGGCGGGgcagcgccaagcggactcgctCCTCCCTCTCGCCCGGCTCCCAGCCCGACGACGACCTGAAAGGCTGccccctggaggaggaggaggaggactgcCAGGGCGGGGCCaagccagggccctgccccttgcGCTTCCGGCCCCGCCCCTCGCCCCGATTGGACTACCACCTGGGCGGGGCCTTCGCCCCCTCGCCCCCCCGGCTCACCCTGCTGGGGGCGCTGATGGGCGAGGAGCCCGGCTCCTCCCCGTACCCGCAGTACGCCCAGCTGCAGCGGGCGGACGGCGCCATGGAGGTGGGCGGGGAGGACGGCGCCCGGCTCCCGGCAGAGCGGTCGCCCCCCGGGAGCAGGAGAGAGGCGCCCACGCTGGACGGGGACCCAG GCCCCGCGGGCGCCCTGCCCAACGGCTTCGCCTCCCTGGCCCCCGACGGCGACCTCGGAGCCCTGGCCGCCGCCTCCTCGGACCCCAGCATCGTCATCAGCAACGTCTGCAGCATCGGCGGGGCCCACGCGGTGGAGGAGTTCTTCCGGGCCAAGGATGGGCCCGGAGGGCCCCCGAGAGAGGCGCTCCCCGGGGAGAAGGCGGCACAACTCAGCCCCTTGCGGGAGGAACACGTCACCTGCGTGCAGA GCATTCTGGATGAGTTCCTTCAGGCCTACGGCAGCCTCATCCCCGTCAGCACCGATGAGGTGGTGGAGAAGCTAGAAGACATTTTCCAGCAAGAGTTTTCCACGCCACAGAG GAAGGGCACGGTGCAGCAGCTGATCCAGTCGTACCAGCGCATGCCGGGCAACGCCATGGTGAGGGGCTTCCGGGTGAATTACAAGCGCCATGTGCTGACCATGGACGACCTGCAGACGCTCTACGGCCCCAACTGGCTCAATGACCAG GTCATGAACATGTACGGGGACCTCGTCATGGATACGGTGCCAGACAAG gtccATTTCTTCAACAGTTTTTTCTATGATAAGCTACGAACGAAGGGGTACGAGGGGGTGAAACGCTGGACCAAAAAT GTGGACATCTTCAACAAGGACCTGCTGCTCATCCCCATCCACCTGGAGGTGCACTGGTCCCTGGTCTCCGTGGACGTGCGGCAGAAGAGCATCACCTACTTCGACTCCCAGCGGACACTCAACCGCCGCTGCCCCAAG cacatctGTAGGTACCTCCAGGCTGAAGCAGACAAGAAGGATCGGCCGGACTTCAGAGATGGCTGGAGGGGCTCCTTTAAGATG aacGTGGCCAGGCAGAATAACGACAGTGACTGCGGAGCCTTTGTCCTGCAG tacTGCAAGTTCCTGGCGCTGGGCCGGGCGTTCACCTTCACCCAGCAGGACATGCCGAAGCTCCGGCGACAGATGTACAAGGAGCTTTGCCACTGCAAACTCAGCGTGTGA
- the SENP3 gene encoding sentrin-specific protease 3 isoform X1, translating to MTPLGGAGGSSVLGGGGGGAGSRSEAPLSGGAAGRVYTRHAALDAAFLPKPHFIPVRSPLSETPRGTRNLFGHVGAMKETIQAKKLWGPSPGLREPPRRERLRLASQDWEEPQPPAPKHGGCFEGGRRLAYTKEQPPGFDSEEEGHAGDWDLPRVAGWARSKTTGEKVARSGGPDWPFAGGRPPLLGASRRRCQLRRRQRARRAFRMLLYSKCSSLAFPWKLWGKLACRGRRRGSAKRTRSSLSPGSQPDDDLKGCPLEEEEEDCQGGAKPGPCPLRFRPRPSPRLDYHLGGAFAPSPPRLTLLGALMGEEPGSSPYPQYAQLQRADGAMEVGGEDGARLPAERSPPGSRREAPTLDGDPGPAGALPNGFASLAPDGDLGALAAASSDPSIVISNVCSIGGAHAVEEFFRAKDGPGGPPREALPGEKAAQLSPLREEHVTCVQSILDEFLQAYGSLIPVSTDEVVEKLEDIFQQEFSTPQRKGTVQQLIQSYQRMPGNAMVRGFRVNYKRHVLTMDDLQTLYGPNWLNDQVMNMYGDLVMDTVPDKVHFFNSFFYDKLRTKGYEGVKRWTKNVDIFNKDLLLIPIHLEVHWSLVSVDVRQKSITYFDSQRTLNRRCPKHICRYLQAEADKKDRPDFRDGWRGSFKMNVARQNNDSDCGAFVLQYCKFLALGRAFTFTQQDMPKLRRQMYKELCHCKLSV from the exons ATGACGCCATTGGGCGGCGCCGGCGGCTCCTCGGTCctgggaggcggcggcggcggcgcaggGAGCCGGAGCGAGGCCCCGCTCTCCGGGGGGG CAGCAGGTCGTGTCTACACTAGGCACGCTGCTTTGGACGCAGCTTTTCTGCCAAAGCCCCACTTTATACCGGTACGCTCCCCGTTATCCGAAACGCCCCGGGGGACCCGGAATTTATTTGG GCACGTCGGAGCCATGAAGGAAACCATCCAGGCCAAGAAGCTGtggggccccagccctgggctccgtGAGCCCCCGAGGCGGGAGAGGCTGCGCCTGGCGTCCCAGGACTGGGAGGAGCCCCAACCCCCGGCCCCCAAGCATGGCGGCTGCTTCGAAGGCGGGCGCCGGCTGGCCTACACCAAAGAGCAACCCCCGGGCTTCGACAGCGAGGAGGAAGGCCATGCCGGCGACTGGGACTTGCCTCGCGTCGCGGGCTGGGCCCGGAGCAAAACCACCGGGGAGAAGGTGGCCAGGAGCGGAGGCCCGGACTGGCCCTTCGCCGGGGGGCGGCCACCGCTCCTGGGGGCCAGCAGGCGGCGCTGCCAGCTGCGACGGCGTCAGCGGGCCCGGCGGGCTTTCCGCATGCTGCTGTATTCCAAATGCTCCTCCCTGGCCTTCCCCTGGAAGCTGTGGGGCAAGCTGGCCTGCCGGGGGCGCCGGCGGGgcagcgccaagcggactcgctCCTCCCTCTCGCCCGGCTCCCAGCCCGACGACGACCTGAAAGGCTGccccctggaggaggaggaggaggactgcCAGGGCGGGGCCaagccagggccctgccccttgcGCTTCCGGCCCCGCCCCTCGCCCCGATTGGACTACCACCTGGGCGGGGCCTTCGCCCCCTCGCCCCCCCGGCTCACCCTGCTGGGGGCGCTGATGGGCGAGGAGCCCGGCTCCTCCCCGTACCCGCAGTACGCCCAGCTGCAGCGGGCGGACGGCGCCATGGAGGTGGGCGGGGAGGACGGCGCCCGGCTCCCGGCAGAGCGGTCGCCCCCCGGGAGCAGGAGAGAGGCGCCCACGCTGGACGGGGACCCAG GCCCCGCGGGCGCCCTGCCCAACGGCTTCGCCTCCCTGGCCCCCGACGGCGACCTCGGAGCCCTGGCCGCCGCCTCCTCGGACCCCAGCATCGTCATCAGCAACGTCTGCAGCATCGGCGGGGCCCACGCGGTGGAGGAGTTCTTCCGGGCCAAGGATGGGCCCGGAGGGCCCCCGAGAGAGGCGCTCCCCGGGGAGAAGGCGGCACAACTCAGCCCCTTGCGGGAGGAACACGTCACCTGCGTGCAGA GCATTCTGGATGAGTTCCTTCAGGCCTACGGCAGCCTCATCCCCGTCAGCACCGATGAGGTGGTGGAGAAGCTAGAAGACATTTTCCAGCAAGAGTTTTCCACGCCACAGAG GAAGGGCACGGTGCAGCAGCTGATCCAGTCGTACCAGCGCATGCCGGGCAACGCCATGGTGAGGGGCTTCCGGGTGAATTACAAGCGCCATGTGCTGACCATGGACGACCTGCAGACGCTCTACGGCCCCAACTGGCTCAATGACCAG GTCATGAACATGTACGGGGACCTCGTCATGGATACGGTGCCAGACAAG gtccATTTCTTCAACAGTTTTTTCTATGATAAGCTACGAACGAAGGGGTACGAGGGGGTGAAACGCTGGACCAAAAAT GTGGACATCTTCAACAAGGACCTGCTGCTCATCCCCATCCACCTGGAGGTGCACTGGTCCCTGGTCTCCGTGGACGTGCGGCAGAAGAGCATCACCTACTTCGACTCCCAGCGGACACTCAACCGCCGCTGCCCCAAG cacatctGTAGGTACCTCCAGGCTGAAGCAGACAAGAAGGATCGGCCGGACTTCAGAGATGGCTGGAGGGGCTCCTTTAAGATG aacGTGGCCAGGCAGAATAACGACAGTGACTGCGGAGCCTTTGTCCTGCAG tacTGCAAGTTCCTGGCGCTGGGCCGGGCGTTCACCTTCACCCAGCAGGACATGCCGAAGCTCCGGCGACAGATGTACAAGGAGCTTTGCCACTGCAAACTCAGCGTGTGA
- the LOC102942355 gene encoding thialysine N-epsilon-acetyltransferase encodes MECVVRPCRAEDCVEVVRMIKELAEFEKLPDQVQINDQVLREDGFANDPFYRCLVAEVPPEHRSRDGHTVVGYGLYFFTYSTWKGRNIYMEDLYVMPEFRGKGIGKKLMSKIAEIGVKNRCTQMKFMVLDWNQAAIDFYQGQGAVDLTAAEGWHFFHFGGDALEQLAQGQLGQ; translated from the exons atggagtgCGTTGTCcggccctgcagggctgaagacTGTGTGGAGGTCGTGCGGATGATAAAG GAGCTGGCAGAGTTTGAGAAGCTCCCGGACCAGGTACAAATCAATGACCAAG TGCTCAGGGAAGATGGTTTCGCCAACGACCCTTTCTACAGATGTCTGGTGGCAGAGGTCCCGCCCGAACACCGGAGTCGAGACG GACACACCGTCGTGGGGTACGGCCTCTATTTCTTCACCTACAGTACCTGGAAAGGCAGAAACATCTACATGGAAGACCTGTACGTCATGCCTGAGTTCAGAG GTAAAGGCATTGGCAAGAAGCTTATGAGTAAAATCGCAGAG ATTGGTGTGAAGAACAGATGCACTCAGATGAAGTTTATGGTGCTGGACTGGAATCAAGCGGCCATCGACTTCTACCAGGGCCAGGGGGCGGTGGACCTCACGGCCGCGGAGGGCTGGCACTTCTTCCACTTCGGAGGAGATGCCCTGGAGCAGCTGGCGCAGGGGCAGCTGGGACAGTGA